Proteins from a genomic interval of Rhodothermus marinus:
- a CDS encoding UDP-glucose dehydrogenase family protein, with the protein MKLAIVGTGYVGLVTGTCFAEMGNEVVCVDIDARKIEKLNRGELPIFEPGLEIYYERNRREGRLHFTTSLEDALPESEVIFLALPTPPGEDGSADLSYVLGVADQIARWMAAHPETGYKIIVNKSTVPVGTADRVREIFESYGLKAGEQFDVVSNPEFLREGVAVDDFMKPERVIIGTRSPRAAEIMTQLYEPFVRQGNPILVMDERSSEMTKYAANAFLATKITFMNEIANVCERVGANVDEVRRGIGLDSRIGKQFLYAGIGFGGSCFPKDVKALARTAEEYGYAFQILKAVLDVNERQRRLLAERVYDYFNGQLEGRRLAVWGLAFKANTDDVREAPSHVIIRKLLEHGADIVVFDPEAMENTRAVFGDALTYAPGMYEALDGAEALIICTEWNEFRRPDFQRMRDRLARPLIFDGRNLYHPKRMAEMGFEYYSIGRPHYPPHANPDPALLASSSTTDGKTGA; encoded by the coding sequence ATGAAGCTGGCCATTGTTGGTACGGGGTACGTCGGTCTGGTGACCGGCACCTGTTTTGCCGAAATGGGCAACGAGGTGGTCTGCGTGGACATCGATGCCCGTAAGATCGAAAAATTGAACCGGGGCGAGTTGCCCATCTTTGAGCCCGGTCTGGAAATCTACTACGAGCGTAACCGGCGGGAAGGCCGGCTGCACTTCACCACGTCGCTGGAAGACGCCCTGCCCGAAAGCGAGGTGATCTTTCTGGCGCTGCCCACACCCCCGGGCGAAGACGGCTCGGCCGATCTCTCCTATGTGCTGGGCGTCGCCGATCAGATCGCCCGGTGGATGGCCGCCCATCCGGAGACCGGCTACAAGATCATCGTCAACAAGAGCACGGTGCCCGTGGGAACGGCCGACCGCGTGCGGGAGATTTTCGAGTCCTACGGACTGAAGGCCGGCGAGCAGTTCGATGTGGTCTCCAATCCAGAATTTCTCCGGGAGGGCGTGGCCGTCGACGACTTCATGAAGCCTGAGCGCGTGATCATCGGCACGCGCAGCCCGCGAGCGGCGGAGATCATGACGCAGCTCTACGAGCCGTTCGTGCGCCAGGGCAACCCGATCCTGGTCATGGACGAGCGCAGCTCGGAGATGACCAAGTACGCGGCCAATGCCTTCCTGGCGACGAAGATTACGTTCATGAACGAGATCGCCAACGTGTGCGAACGGGTCGGGGCCAACGTCGACGAAGTGCGGCGCGGGATCGGCCTCGACAGCCGCATCGGCAAGCAGTTCCTTTACGCCGGAATTGGCTTTGGCGGCAGTTGCTTCCCGAAAGACGTCAAGGCGCTGGCGCGCACGGCCGAGGAGTACGGCTACGCGTTTCAGATTCTGAAGGCTGTGCTCGACGTCAACGAGCGGCAGCGGCGGTTGCTGGCCGAGCGCGTCTACGACTACTTCAACGGGCAGCTCGAAGGGCGTCGGCTGGCCGTCTGGGGCCTGGCCTTCAAGGCGAACACCGACGATGTGCGCGAGGCCCCCTCGCATGTGATCATTCGCAAGCTGCTGGAGCACGGCGCCGATATCGTGGTGTTCGATCCGGAAGCGATGGAAAACACGCGGGCCGTCTTTGGCGATGCACTCACGTATGCACCGGGCATGTACGAGGCGCTCGACGGTGCCGAGGCGCTGATCATCTGCACGGAGTGGAACGAGTTCCGGCGACCGGACTTTCAGCGCATGCGGGATCGGCTGGCGCGGCCGCTGATCTTTGACGGCCGTAACCTGTACCATCCGAAGCGGATGGCCGAGATGGGCTTTGAGTACTACTCGATCGGCCGGCCGCACTATCCACCGCATGCCAACCCGGATCCGGCGCTGCTGGCCAGTTCAAGCACAACCGACGGAAAAACAGGCGCATGA
- a CDS encoding sensor histidine kinase — protein MAALHEAKSAGTGFLRRRWVEVLVIWLFWTFLAVLVATGRLLDPRWAGQEASLVRRQVLHIFSEFYTWALLTPGIFWLSRRMAFDRPRWVGRLLLLLGIGLAVALLMEVWVDFLYLYVYQLPWRRGRADLLEGIRHFWFINDLVTFFAVLAAGFARDYFVRYQQRQQEAAQLRAQAADLQARLTEARLQALRMQLNPHFLFNTLHAISALVERDPKGVRHMIARLSELLRYTLDESGAQEVPLSQELRFLQGYLDIQQIRFQGRLEVKQEIDPDVLDALVPNLILQPIVENAIKHGISRLETTGRITLRAWREGDQLWLYVRDNGPGLSGNGQWQEGLGLRNTRARLEGLYGDAYRMELRQPPEGGVEVCISLPYHTAADLHVSAHADT, from the coding sequence ATGGCCGCCTTGCACGAAGCAAAAAGCGCCGGGACAGGATTCCTGCGGCGACGCTGGGTAGAGGTGCTGGTGATCTGGCTGTTCTGGACGTTTCTGGCCGTGCTGGTAGCGACGGGTAGACTGCTGGATCCCCGCTGGGCCGGACAGGAAGCGTCGCTGGTGCGCCGGCAGGTCCTGCACATCTTTTCGGAGTTTTACACCTGGGCGCTGCTGACGCCGGGTATCTTCTGGCTGAGTCGGCGAATGGCTTTCGATCGTCCCCGGTGGGTCGGTCGCTTGCTGCTCCTGCTGGGCATCGGGCTGGCCGTGGCGTTGCTGATGGAAGTCTGGGTGGACTTCCTTTACCTTTACGTCTATCAATTACCCTGGCGACGTGGCCGTGCTGACCTGCTGGAGGGCATTCGCCACTTCTGGTTCATCAACGACCTGGTGACCTTCTTTGCCGTGCTGGCGGCCGGCTTTGCCCGGGACTACTTCGTCCGCTACCAGCAGCGCCAGCAGGAAGCCGCCCAGCTCCGAGCGCAGGCGGCCGACCTGCAGGCGCGCCTGACCGAAGCCCGGCTGCAGGCGCTGCGCATGCAGCTCAACCCGCACTTTCTCTTCAACACGCTGCACGCCATCTCGGCGCTGGTCGAGCGCGACCCGAAAGGCGTGCGGCACATGATCGCACGACTGAGCGAGCTCTTGCGCTACACGCTCGACGAAAGCGGGGCACAGGAGGTGCCGCTCTCTCAGGAGCTGCGCTTTCTGCAGGGTTACCTCGACATTCAACAGATTCGCTTTCAGGGGCGGCTGGAGGTGAAGCAGGAAATCGACCCGGACGTGCTGGATGCGCTGGTGCCGAATCTAATCCTGCAGCCCATCGTGGAAAACGCCATCAAGCATGGGATAAGCCGTCTCGAAACGACCGGGCGCATCACGCTGCGCGCCTGGCGCGAAGGCGATCAGCTCTGGCTGTACGTGCGCGACAACGGTCCGGGCCTCTCCGGCAACGGACAGTGGCAGGAAGGGTTGGGACTGCGCAACACCCGGGCCCGTCTGGAGGGACTCTACGGCGACGCCTACCGGATGGAGCTGCGTCAGCCCCCGGAGGGCGGCGTGGAAGTCTGCATTAGTTTGCCGTATCATACAGCAGCTGACCTGCACGTGAGCGCCCATGCCGACACCTGA
- a CDS encoding LytR/AlgR family response regulator transcription factor produces the protein MPTPDRPLRVLIVDDEPLARQRLLDLLEGREDIEVVGQATSGREAVEAIRTLQPDLVFLDVQMPGMTGLDVVREIGPERMPVTIFVTAYDQYALKAFEVAAIDYLLKPFDDERFEQALERARRLLKLREVEALRERLLQLLQDDRPAAPPKPSKYLERIAVEMRGQVRVIPVRQIDYITASGPYAELHVGDQVYVIREQMQTLEERLDPDLFIRIHRSAIVRIDLIDVLLRGAGGRYAVRLKNGVRLKVSRSRREALERRLGLHAG, from the coding sequence ATGCCGACACCTGACCGTCCGCTACGTGTCCTGATCGTCGACGACGAGCCGCTGGCTCGTCAGCGTCTGCTGGACCTGCTCGAAGGCCGCGAGGACATCGAAGTGGTCGGACAGGCCACGAGCGGCCGAGAAGCTGTCGAAGCCATTCGCACGCTGCAACCCGACCTGGTCTTCCTCGACGTGCAGATGCCAGGTATGACCGGTCTCGACGTGGTGCGCGAGATCGGTCCCGAGCGGATGCCCGTCACCATCTTCGTGACGGCCTACGACCAGTACGCGCTCAAAGCCTTCGAGGTGGCGGCCATCGACTACCTGCTCAAACCCTTCGACGACGAGCGTTTCGAACAGGCGCTGGAGCGCGCCCGCCGCCTGCTGAAACTTCGGGAAGTGGAGGCGCTGCGCGAGCGTCTGCTGCAACTCCTGCAGGACGACCGGCCTGCGGCGCCGCCGAAGCCTTCGAAATACCTGGAACGCATTGCCGTCGAAATGCGCGGCCAGGTGCGCGTCATTCCGGTCCGACAGATCGACTACATCACGGCCAGTGGGCCCTATGCCGAGCTGCACGTGGGTGACCAGGTGTACGTGATCCGTGAGCAGATGCAGACGCTCGAGGAGCGGCTCGATCCGGACCTGTTCATCCGGATCCATCGGTCCGCCATCGTGCGGATTGACCTGATTGACGTGCTCCTCCGTGGCGCCGGCGGTCGCTATGCCGTGCGTCTGAAAAACGGCGTGCGCCTGAAGGTCAGCCGCAGCCGCCGCGAAGCGCTGGAACGCCGACTGGGCCTGCATGCCGGGTGA